A portion of the Pseudarthrobacter sp. L1SW genome contains these proteins:
- a CDS encoding LLM class flavin-dependent oxidoreductase, with translation MQIGVFSVSDITTDPTTGRTPTENERIKASVAIAKKVEEIGMDVYALGEHHNRPFFSSSPTTTLAYIAAQTERITLSTATTLITTNDPVKIAEDFAMLQHLADGRVDLVLGRGNTAPVYPWFGKNIQDGVELAIENYSLLRKLWDEDTVNWSGKFRTPLQNFTSTPRPLDGVAPFVWHGSIRTPQIAEVAAYFGDGFFANNIFWPKEHYQQLIGLYRERYEHYGHGKADQAIVGLGGQFFMRKNSQDAVKEFRPYFDNAPVYGHGPSLEDFTSQTPLTVGSPQEVIEKTLTFREYFGDYQRQLFLIDHAGLPLKTVLEQLDLFGEEVLPVLRKEYAARKPAHVPEPPTHAGRVAALLAAQDAEKSAAEA, from the coding sequence GCCAAGAAGGTGGAGGAAATCGGGATGGATGTCTACGCCCTGGGCGAGCACCACAACCGGCCGTTCTTCTCCTCCTCCCCCACCACCACGCTTGCCTACATCGCGGCCCAGACGGAACGAATCACGCTGTCCACGGCAACAACGCTGATCACCACGAACGATCCCGTGAAGATCGCCGAGGACTTCGCCATGCTCCAGCACCTGGCCGACGGCCGCGTGGACCTGGTCCTGGGCCGCGGCAACACGGCGCCGGTGTACCCGTGGTTCGGCAAGAACATCCAGGACGGCGTTGAACTGGCCATCGAAAACTACAGCCTGCTGCGCAAGCTCTGGGACGAGGACACCGTGAACTGGTCCGGCAAGTTCCGCACGCCGCTGCAGAACTTCACGTCCACACCGCGCCCGCTCGACGGCGTCGCCCCCTTCGTGTGGCATGGTTCCATCCGCACTCCGCAGATTGCGGAAGTGGCGGCCTACTTCGGGGACGGCTTCTTCGCCAACAACATCTTCTGGCCCAAGGAGCACTACCAGCAGCTGATCGGCCTTTACCGGGAGCGCTACGAGCACTACGGCCACGGCAAGGCGGACCAGGCGATCGTGGGCCTTGGCGGCCAGTTCTTCATGCGGAAGAACTCGCAGGACGCGGTCAAGGAGTTCCGGCCCTACTTCGACAATGCGCCGGTGTACGGGCACGGCCCGTCCCTGGAGGACTTCACCTCCCAGACGCCGCTGACGGTCGGCAGCCCGCAGGAGGTCATCGAGAAGACGCTGACCTTCCGGGAGTACTTCGGCGACTACCAGCGGCAGCTGTTCCTGATCGACCACGCCGGCCTGCCGCTGAAGACCGTGCTGGAGCAGCTGGACCTGTTTGGTGAGGAAGTCCTGCCCGTCCTGCGCAAGGAATACGCCGCGCGCAAGCCCGCGCACGTCCCCGAACCGCCCACGCACGCCGGCCGGGTTGCCGCGCTGCTGGCGGCGCAGGACGCCGAGAAGTCCGCAGCGGAGGCCTGA
- a CDS encoding MarR family winged helix-turn-helix transcriptional regulator, producing MAGKSPESPVRLAAETWESLFRAQVAVMRKLQSGPAFRKLAVNEYDVLFTLSRCPSGWLRLNELNDNVLLSQSSLSRLVERLEKRGLVARMPAPEDGRGVLLKLTDEGRELQKEIGREHVRDISAVLGPALTAAEQKELMRLTAKLRNSLGPRPPRQEPS from the coding sequence ATGGCCGGCAAGAGTCCCGAATCACCGGTCCGCCTGGCAGCGGAAACCTGGGAGTCGCTGTTCCGGGCCCAGGTGGCCGTCATGCGGAAGCTGCAGTCCGGGCCGGCGTTCCGGAAGCTCGCAGTAAACGAGTACGACGTCCTGTTCACACTGTCCCGGTGCCCGTCCGGCTGGCTGCGGCTCAACGAGCTCAACGACAACGTCCTGCTGAGCCAGTCCAGCCTCAGCCGGCTGGTGGAGCGGCTGGAAAAGCGCGGGCTCGTGGCCAGGATGCCGGCGCCGGAGGACGGCCGCGGAGTGCTGTTGAAGCTGACCGACGAGGGGCGGGAGCTCCAGAAGGAGATCGGGCGCGAGCACGTCCGCGATATCTCCGCCGTCCTGGGGCCCGCCCTGACAGCGGCTGAACAGAAGGAGCTGATGAGGCTCACTGCCAAGCTCAGGAATTCGCTGGGCCCGCGGCCGCCCCGGCAAGAACCGAGCTAG
- a CDS encoding transglutaminase family protein — MERTVSARLVFRTTANTKVAMAIAAARNDGYSSFGESLSITSGGQQVPAAEVPDHHGGRLHYMEFTDPAEVTVEYSATVAGKAQPEEAGLADRIRYVRPSRYAESDRLLPTAYAEFEGLRGAELLHAVRNWVNGELRYISGSSRGTDGAVETLLSRRGVCRDFAHLAIALLRSKDIPSRLAAVYAPGLSPMDFHAVAEAYVEGAWHVIDPTGLAPRESMLRITAGRDSADTAFLSTVGGSLTLSQLQVTAVVNGTLPAEDPATLVALG; from the coding sequence ATGGAACGCACTGTTTCCGCACGCCTGGTTTTCAGGACCACAGCCAACACCAAGGTGGCCATGGCCATAGCCGCGGCGAGGAATGACGGCTATTCCTCCTTTGGGGAGAGCCTGTCCATCACATCGGGCGGTCAGCAGGTTCCCGCCGCCGAGGTGCCGGACCACCACGGCGGCAGGCTGCACTACATGGAGTTCACGGACCCGGCCGAAGTGACCGTGGAATACTCGGCGACAGTAGCGGGGAAGGCCCAGCCCGAGGAAGCCGGGCTGGCCGACCGGATCCGGTACGTCCGGCCCAGCCGCTATGCCGAGTCGGACCGCCTGCTGCCCACAGCATACGCCGAGTTCGAAGGACTCCGCGGCGCCGAACTGCTGCACGCCGTGCGGAACTGGGTGAATGGGGAACTCCGGTACATCAGCGGCTCCTCGCGCGGGACGGACGGTGCAGTGGAAACCCTCCTGAGCCGCCGCGGAGTGTGCCGCGACTTCGCCCACCTGGCCATCGCCCTGCTGAGGTCCAAGGACATCCCGTCCCGGCTTGCCGCCGTGTACGCCCCTGGCCTGAGCCCCATGGACTTCCACGCCGTGGCCGAGGCCTACGTGGAAGGCGCATGGCATGTCATCGATCCCACGGGGCTTGCCCCGCGGGAGTCGATGCTGCGGATCACGGCCGGCAGGGACTCAGCGGACACGGCGTTCCTGTCCACGGTGGGCGGAAGCCTGACGCTGAGCCAGCTGCAGGTCACGGCCGTGGTGAACGGCACCCTCCCGGCCGAGGATCCGGCCACGCTGGTGGCGCTGGGCTAG
- a CDS encoding DUF1684 domain-containing protein produces MEAHHGTAEEDLADISAVDIADWRLRTFALYANVRKVSAESPAEAHLYWRHQRDLMFATHPASPLTAEGKSTFAGLKTADYDPIYRFHVPLTMEGAGREMKVETGTDGVVNFVRLGTFDLPEMGQLAVWKLRGYGGGIFVPFRDATAGQPGGSYGAGRYLLDTIKGAFHGVNGTGPEASFVLDFNFAYNPSCAYNEAWACPLPGPSNRLAVDIPVGELY; encoded by the coding sequence ATGGAAGCCCACCACGGAACGGCCGAAGAAGATTTGGCGGACATTTCCGCCGTCGACATCGCCGACTGGCGGCTCCGGACCTTTGCCTTGTACGCCAATGTCCGCAAGGTCTCGGCCGAAAGTCCCGCGGAGGCGCACCTGTACTGGCGCCACCAGCGGGACCTGATGTTCGCCACCCACCCTGCCTCCCCGCTGACTGCCGAGGGCAAATCAACCTTTGCCGGTTTGAAGACGGCCGACTATGACCCGATTTACCGTTTCCACGTACCGTTGACCATGGAAGGCGCCGGGCGGGAAATGAAAGTGGAAACCGGGACCGACGGCGTGGTGAACTTCGTCAGGCTGGGCACGTTCGACCTTCCCGAGATGGGCCAGCTCGCCGTGTGGAAGCTGCGGGGCTACGGCGGCGGCATCTTTGTGCCCTTCCGTGACGCGACGGCAGGCCAGCCCGGCGGAAGCTACGGGGCCGGCCGCTACCTGCTGGACACCATCAAGGGAGCTTTCCACGGCGTCAACGGGACAGGGCCGGAGGCCAGCTTTGTCCTGGACTTCAACTTTGCGTACAACCCGTCCTGCGCCTACAACGAGGCCTGGGCGTGCCCGCTGCCGGGACCGTCCAACCGGCTGGCCGTGGACATCCCCGTGGGAGAGCTTTACTGA
- a CDS encoding cysteine desulfurase family protein, whose product MIFLDAAATTAVRREVLEAMWPYLTGDFGNPSSHHTLGESAAKALADARASVAAVLGCRPGEITFTSGGTEADNLAVKGIALARQAADPTLDRVVISGVEHPAVEESARYLERFHGFRVDVVPVDGTGRVTPEALLAVLRPETAVVSIMYANNEVGTVQPVAELGAAARSHGIPFHTDAVQAAGWLPLDTRALGVDALSLSGHKLGAPKGCGVLFVRGRTRIEPLIHGGGQERGRRSGTENVAGAVGLAAALALAQAGQEEQRRRVAALRDSFINAVLTGVPGAVLTGHPAERLPSVASFCFPGTSGESVLLELERQGVVCSSGSACAAGSDAPSPVLTAMGFEAGVAQTAVRFSFDAAVAGEDLKVAAKAVRQAVASVRGLGS is encoded by the coding sequence GTGATCTTCCTCGACGCAGCCGCCACCACCGCCGTCCGCCGCGAGGTGCTGGAAGCCATGTGGCCCTACCTGACCGGTGACTTCGGCAACCCCTCCAGCCACCACACCCTGGGCGAATCGGCGGCCAAGGCGCTCGCGGATGCCAGGGCCTCGGTGGCCGCGGTCCTGGGCTGCCGGCCGGGTGAAATCACGTTCACGTCCGGCGGCACCGAAGCGGACAACCTGGCCGTCAAAGGCATTGCCCTGGCGCGGCAGGCAGCTGACCCAACACTGGACAGGGTGGTGATCAGCGGCGTCGAACACCCTGCCGTGGAGGAGTCCGCCCGGTACCTGGAACGCTTCCATGGATTCAGGGTTGACGTGGTTCCCGTGGACGGGACCGGGCGGGTCACTCCGGAGGCGCTCCTCGCAGTGCTGCGCCCCGAAACCGCGGTGGTCAGCATCATGTACGCCAACAATGAAGTGGGAACCGTCCAGCCCGTCGCCGAACTGGGCGCCGCAGCACGCAGCCACGGGATTCCCTTCCACACGGATGCGGTCCAGGCGGCGGGCTGGCTCCCCCTGGACACCCGGGCACTGGGCGTTGACGCCCTGAGCCTTTCGGGCCACAAGCTGGGGGCACCCAAGGGCTGCGGGGTGCTGTTTGTCCGCGGCCGCACCAGGATCGAACCGCTGATCCACGGCGGCGGGCAGGAACGCGGGCGCCGCTCCGGGACGGAAAACGTGGCCGGTGCCGTGGGGCTGGCCGCCGCGCTGGCGCTTGCCCAGGCCGGCCAGGAGGAACAACGGCGCCGGGTGGCGGCCCTGCGGGACAGCTTCATCAACGCCGTGCTCACGGGAGTGCCGGGAGCGGTGCTTACCGGGCACCCCGCGGAGCGGCTGCCCTCCGTGGCATCGTTCTGCTTCCCCGGAACCAGCGGCGAATCGGTCCTCCTGGAACTGGAGCGCCAAGGCGTGGTGTGCTCGAGCGGCTCCGCCTGCGCAGCCGGATCCGATGCGCCGTCGCCCGTCCTCACGGCCATGGGATTCGAAGCCGGGGTGGCCCAGACAGCCGTCCGGTTCAGCTTTGACGCAGCGGTGGCTGGCGAAGACCTGAAGGTCGCTGCCAAAGCTGTCCGGCAGGCAGTGGCAAGCGTGCGGGGCCTCGGCTCCTAG
- the nadC gene encoding carboxylating nicotinate-nucleotide diphosphorylase — translation MTETTLLDLALPSAPVREILERAFAEDAPAGDITSQLLIPATAHATAVLNARVPGVFSGATVFRDAMLLVDPETRVELLLADGDRFDAGTHLARVSGRARSVLLAERVALNLVQRMSAIATRTAEFVELTDGTAARITDTRKTTPGLRILERFAVRCGGGANHRYSLSDAVLAKDNHLAVMTGGDPARLTGLLRAAKAQLGHTTHFEVEVDRVDQIEPVLAAGVDTIMLDNFTVAELKEGVALVGGRATVEASGNVNLGTVAGIAATGVDVISVGALTHTVAALDLGLDVELTAG, via the coding sequence ATGACTGAAACAACCCTGCTTGACCTGGCACTGCCGTCGGCGCCGGTGCGGGAGATCCTGGAGCGGGCCTTCGCCGAAGATGCCCCGGCAGGGGACATCACCTCCCAGCTGCTCATCCCGGCCACTGCGCACGCCACGGCCGTGCTGAATGCGCGGGTGCCCGGCGTCTTCAGCGGCGCCACAGTGTTCCGCGACGCCATGCTGCTGGTGGACCCTGAAACGCGGGTGGAGCTGCTGCTGGCGGACGGAGACAGGTTCGACGCCGGCACGCACCTTGCGAGGGTCAGCGGACGGGCCCGTTCGGTCCTGCTCGCAGAACGCGTGGCCCTCAACCTGGTCCAGCGGATGTCCGCGATTGCCACCCGGACAGCGGAGTTCGTTGAGCTCACCGACGGAACGGCGGCCCGCATTACCGACACCCGAAAAACCACCCCCGGACTGCGGATCCTCGAACGGTTCGCGGTGCGGTGCGGGGGAGGCGCCAACCACCGCTACAGCCTGTCCGATGCTGTCCTGGCGAAGGACAACCACCTGGCCGTCATGACCGGAGGGGACCCCGCCAGGCTCACCGGACTGCTCCGGGCCGCCAAGGCGCAGCTGGGGCACACCACGCACTTCGAAGTCGAGGTGGACCGGGTGGACCAGATCGAACCTGTCCTGGCAGCCGGCGTGGACACCATCATGCTGGACAACTTCACGGTGGCGGAGCTGAAGGAGGGCGTTGCCCTGGTGGGCGGGCGCGCAACAGTGGAGGCCAGCGGCAACGTGAACCTGGGAACAGTGGCAGGGATTGCCGCCACCGGGGTGGACGTCATTTCCGTCGGCGCCCTCACGCATACGGTGGCCGCCCTGGACCTCGGCCTGGACGTGGAACTGACAGCCGGGTGA
- a CDS encoding L-aspartate oxidase has protein sequence MSRRLIVVGSGIAGLYAALLAADAGADVVLLSKGQLRESNTWYAQGGISAVLSEPAPGDTVAAHIADTLQAGAGHCNEAAVSLMCSEARRDIAGLERYGVHFDPGAGGGRALGLEAAHSAPRILHAGGDATGAKTAAALVEAVLARQADGTVAIHTGAHATALLATAGHVNGVEFLQDGRTFTLYGDAVLLATGGAGQLFAQTTNPAVATADGLALAVRAGAAAADLEFFQFHPTCLVPGAGSMDADPGTARGLGQDPLLISEAVRGEGATLVDGNGKRFMRAYHPDAELAPRDVVSRSIALHLAKLGDPNGHVYLDARAIERAKGPGFLAKRFPTLTQKTLDAGIDWTREVVPVAPAAHYWMGGVLTDLHGRTTVPGLYAAGEVACSGVQGANRLASNSLLEGLVFGRRAVEAFLAGDDGGAPPRGTDAPRAVSAAGGLPLTHASAPLPREAMDAGTFPTALVGEAAASAAPGGSRPSNFGGGSEPFSREALRRLMTAKAGVLRSGELLAEAARTLGRWAAVVRPGAVSAGADTRLHEDRNLLLAAQLLVAAAQQRTESLGAHYRSDCPEDAPGITEELHNTYPNRPKVSVLHD, from the coding sequence ATGAGCCGCCGGCTGATCGTCGTCGGCAGCGGTATTGCCGGACTCTACGCCGCGCTGCTGGCGGCCGACGCCGGGGCGGACGTGGTTCTCCTGAGCAAGGGCCAGTTGCGCGAGAGCAATACCTGGTACGCCCAGGGCGGTATCTCGGCCGTCCTGTCGGAGCCCGCCCCCGGGGACACTGTCGCCGCCCACATTGCCGACACCCTGCAGGCCGGAGCGGGACACTGCAATGAGGCCGCAGTGAGCCTGATGTGCTCGGAGGCCCGCAGGGACATCGCCGGCCTGGAACGGTACGGCGTGCACTTCGATCCCGGTGCCGGCGGCGGCCGGGCGCTCGGGCTGGAGGCCGCACACTCCGCTCCGCGCATCCTGCACGCCGGCGGCGACGCGACCGGTGCGAAGACCGCCGCGGCCCTGGTCGAAGCCGTGCTTGCCCGGCAGGCAGACGGTACCGTGGCCATCCATACAGGCGCCCACGCCACCGCCCTCCTGGCAACGGCCGGCCACGTCAACGGTGTCGAGTTCCTCCAGGACGGCCGGACATTCACCCTGTACGGGGACGCCGTGCTGCTCGCTACGGGCGGCGCAGGCCAACTGTTCGCCCAGACCACCAACCCGGCGGTGGCAACCGCCGACGGCCTTGCACTCGCCGTCCGCGCCGGGGCGGCAGCGGCGGACCTGGAATTCTTCCAGTTCCACCCCACCTGCCTGGTGCCCGGTGCCGGCAGCATGGACGCAGACCCGGGCACAGCCCGCGGGCTTGGCCAGGATCCGCTCCTCATCTCCGAAGCGGTCCGCGGCGAAGGCGCCACCCTCGTCGATGGCAACGGAAAGCGGTTCATGCGGGCCTACCACCCCGACGCAGAACTGGCCCCACGCGACGTGGTCTCCCGCAGCATCGCCCTGCACCTCGCCAAGCTCGGCGACCCCAACGGCCACGTCTACCTCGACGCACGCGCCATCGAGCGCGCCAAAGGTCCCGGATTCCTGGCCAAGCGGTTCCCCACCCTCACCCAGAAGACCCTGGACGCCGGCATCGACTGGACCCGCGAAGTGGTTCCGGTGGCACCAGCGGCCCACTACTGGATGGGCGGAGTCCTCACCGACCTGCACGGCCGCACCACGGTGCCCGGGCTGTACGCCGCCGGGGAAGTTGCGTGCAGCGGGGTCCAAGGGGCAAACCGGCTGGCCAGCAACTCCCTCCTGGAGGGACTCGTCTTCGGCCGGCGCGCTGTTGAAGCCTTCCTGGCAGGTGACGACGGCGGTGCGCCCCCTCGGGGCACCGATGCTCCGCGTGCTGTCTCGGCCGCGGGCGGCCTCCCCTTGACGCACGCTTCCGCACCGCTGCCCCGAGAAGCTATGGACGCCGGCACCTTCCCTACTGCTTTAGTAGGTGAAGCGGCCGCATCAGCTGCTCCGGGTGGGAGCCGGCCGTCCAACTTCGGTGGGGGGAGTGAGCCGTTCTCCCGTGAGGCCCTGCGCCGGCTGATGACTGCCAAGGCCGGGGTGCTTCGGTCCGGTGAGCTGCTGGCTGAGGCGGCCCGGACGCTTGGCCGGTGGGCCGCCGTCGTTCGTCCCGGCGCTGTATCCGCCGGTGCGGATACCCGCCTGCATGAGGACCGGAACCTGCTGCTGGCGGCACAGCTGCTGGTGGCTGCGGCCCAGCAACGCACGGAGTCCCTGGGCGCCCACTACCGCAGCGACTGCCCGGAGGATGCGCCCGGCATCACGGAAGAACTCCACAACACGTACCCGAACCGCCCGAAAGTGAGCGTTCTCCATGACTGA